Proteins from one Homalodisca vitripennis isolate AUS2020 chromosome 3, UT_GWSS_2.1, whole genome shotgun sequence genomic window:
- the LOC124357075 gene encoding uncharacterized protein LOC124357075, whose protein sequence is MDERVLGDVPTEGSEGGRRFGIYRAHSPDPKMSSISKVRLAFVIAIAAVVTFAVFFPTIQYASRASKKSVSLRYPGNINRSLDKNPSSIVKSSNCSASVFAFGHDCKENLTKSSMNNSFTSDVDISVLEVKTLDDISKTQIQDLSSDLNKGASDTHTFKVQRSGRSRWPNLSTPYPYYNLPKPTPSTTEMNIQQTNIFAIPSDLISDNFFQSHYPRVNFTPPPYVFTPYPNFTDSYAQLSPYKTPKNSSNFDEVMTYLKMNGAADKLSQNEMSENVLQTRTTTMRVSGTYIMPFDKRRPGEIIVSGTDEDENGSPYYNGHAYVTDPFLKFRPSNPLEINRLIPIKSGLDTGPRFRKPISFVPTSSIAVDITPPRPPTDSELQSVRSHTVAIFHSPATVPSRPPLLQKTTPAPTKEKSMSVTLDIYPVTMETDSEINNAPSAPPWRERGRPNSKWRPKSTERPRWKPQATRRPVPAPPKPPSRQPHGFTS, encoded by the exons ATGGACGAGAGGGTTTTGGGAGATGTGCCTACAGAGGGCAGTGAAGGAGGACGCAGATTCGGCATTTACAGAGCCCACAGTCCCGACCCTAAGATGAGTAGTATCAGCAAAGTGAGGCTGGCGTTTGTCATAGCCATTGCTGCTGTTGTTACTTTTGCT GTTTTCTTCCCTACGATACAATACGCATCAAGGGCAAGCAAAAAGTCTGTATCGTTGCGATATCCTGGTAACATAAATAGGTCTTTGGATAAAAATCCATCATCTATAGTTAAATCTTCGAATTGCTCTGCAAGTGTCTTTGCATTCGGACATGactgtaaagaaaatttaaccaAGTCTTCTATGAACAATTCTTTCACGAGTGACGTTGATATTTCAGTTTTAGAAGTAAAAACTTTAGACGACATCAGTAAAACACAAATCCAAGACCTGAGCTCCGATTTGAATAAAGGCGCTTCTGACACACATACCTTCAAAGTCCAAAGGTCAGGAAGAAGCAGATGGCCCAATTTATCAACTCCTTATCCTTATTATAACTTACCAAAACCAACACCCTCGACCACTGAAATGAACATTCAACAAACTAACATATTTGCTATTCCATCAGACCTTATTAGTGATAATTTTTTCCAGTCACACTATCCAAGAGTAAACTTTACTCCTCCTCCTTATGTTTTCACTCCGTACCCAAATTTCACTGATAGCTATGCACAGCTGTCTCCttataaaacacctaaaaatAGCAGTAACTTCGATGAAGTTATGACTTATTTGAAAATGAACGGAGCAGCGGACAAACTCTCACAGAACGAGATGAGTGAAAATGTGTTACAGACTCGAACAACAACGATGCGGGTTAGTGGAACCTATATCATGCCGTTCGATAAAAGGAGACCAGGAGAAATTATCGTATCTGGGACAGATGAAGACGAAAATGGTAGTCCATATTACAATGGACATGCTTACGTCACCGATCCATTTCTAAAATTCAGACCTTCAAATCCACTAGAAATAAACCGATTAATACCTATAAAGTCAGGATTGGATACTGGTCCTCGATTTCGAAAACCGATATCTTTCGTGCCAACGTCATCTATAGCAGTAGACATCACTCCTCCCCGTCCGCCCACTGATTCAGAACTTCAGTCGGTTAGAAGCCATACGGTGGCCATCTTTCACTCACCTGCTACAGTACCGTCTAGACCACCGCTGTTGCAGAAGACGACACCTGCCCCTACGAAAGAGAAGTCCATGAGTGTTACTCTGGACATATATCCTGTCACAATGGAGACTGACTCAG AAATAAACAACGCTCCATCGGCTCCACCATGGAGAGAGCGTGGACGCCCTAACTCCAAGTGGAGGCCTAAGTCTACTGAAAGGCCGAGGTGGAAGCCCCAGGCTACAAGGAGGCCAGTTCCAGCCCCTCCAAAACCACCTTCCAGACAACCACATGGTTTTACATCTTAA